One window of the Sulfitobacter alexandrii genome contains the following:
- a CDS encoding NADP-dependent oxidoreductase — MKNRQIVIAELPGDTLRPEHFRLTEAEAPAPGEGEVQLRVILMSIDAANRSWMRGATYRAAVKTGDTMPTYAICEVVQSKSDTLAVGDIVAAEATWSDYVTLPASKAQKLPKVPQLSHLLSVYGVAGKTAYHGLISIGRPVAGEIVVVSAAAGSVGGYVGQIAKALGCRVVGIAGGPEKCRWVEEELGFDACVDYRAGGLSRALAAACPDGADVYFDNVGGKVLESALNVMNERGRVICCGAVSQYDTDAPSGPRNLPGLIVVKRLRMEGFIVMDHARDDDTCLRALRHWVESGQIKVTEDIVEGLENAPQALIGLLAGDNRGKRMVRVAADQN; from the coding sequence ATGAAGAACCGCCAGATCGTGATCGCGGAATTGCCGGGCGATACCCTGCGCCCCGAGCATTTCCGACTGACCGAAGCCGAGGCGCCCGCCCCCGGTGAGGGCGAGGTGCAACTGCGGGTGATATTGATGTCCATCGACGCCGCGAACCGCTCGTGGATGCGCGGGGCCACCTATCGCGCGGCAGTGAAAACGGGAGACACCATGCCCACCTACGCGATCTGCGAGGTCGTGCAATCCAAAAGCGACACACTTGCAGTGGGCGACATCGTCGCGGCGGAGGCGACATGGTCCGACTATGTCACCCTGCCCGCAAGCAAGGCTCAGAAGCTGCCGAAGGTACCGCAGCTGTCGCATCTCCTGTCGGTCTACGGGGTCGCCGGCAAGACGGCCTACCACGGACTGATCTCGATCGGGCGGCCCGTGGCCGGTGAAATCGTCGTGGTATCGGCTGCCGCCGGATCGGTCGGCGGATACGTCGGCCAGATCGCAAAGGCATTGGGGTGCCGGGTCGTGGGAATCGCCGGCGGCCCCGAAAAATGCCGCTGGGTCGAGGAAGAGCTGGGTTTCGACGCCTGCGTGGACTACCGCGCGGGCGGCCTGTCGCGGGCTTTGGCGGCGGCTTGCCCGGACGGGGCGGATGTCTATTTCGACAACGTGGGCGGCAAGGTGCTCGAATCCGCGCTGAACGTGATGAACGAACGCGGCCGCGTGATCTGCTGCGGGGCTGTCAGCCAGTACGATACCGACGCGCCCTCCGGTCCGCGCAACCTGCCCGGCCTGATCGTGGTCAAGCGATTGCGGATGGAGGGTTTCATCGTGATGGACCATGCCCGCGACGACGACACCTGCCTGCGCGCCTTGCGTCACTGGGTGGAAAGCGGGCAAATCAAGGTAACGGAAGATATCGTCGAGGGGCTGGAGAATGCCCCTCAGGCACTGATCGGCCTGCTGGCCGGCGATAACAGGGGAAAGCGCATGGTGCGCGTTGCCGCAGACCAGAACTGA
- a CDS encoding histidine phosphatase family protein: MSNEARQHRFRPPQGAADLLLIRHGETQAAVRGQDFPMVEGQGNPALRPEGEAQARAVAARLKGENIGAIYVTTMQRTHQTAAPLAEALGLVPKVERDLREVHLGDWDGGEYRFRVAENDPIIQRMHETQDWGEIPGAEKREAFFDRVRRGLLRIAAAHPDELVAVVVHGGVIGAALAIATGSRPFGFTGADNGSISRLVVQGDRMILRGFNDVSHL, encoded by the coding sequence ATGAGCAACGAGGCACGACAGCACCGGTTCCGGCCGCCGCAGGGGGCCGCGGATCTTTTGCTGATCCGGCACGGCGAAACGCAGGCGGCCGTGCGGGGGCAGGATTTCCCGATGGTGGAAGGGCAGGGCAACCCGGCGCTGCGCCCGGAAGGCGAGGCGCAGGCCCGTGCCGTGGCGGCGCGGCTGAAGGGCGAGAACATCGGTGCGATCTATGTCACGACCATGCAGCGCACGCACCAGACCGCGGCCCCCCTGGCCGAGGCGCTGGGCCTTGTTCCGAAGGTTGAGCGTGACCTGCGCGAGGTCCATCTGGGAGACTGGGACGGCGGCGAATACCGCTTTCGCGTGGCAGAGAACGATCCGATCATTCAACGGATGCACGAAACCCAGGACTGGGGCGAAATCCCCGGCGCCGAGAAACGCGAGGCCTTTTTCGACCGCGTGCGGCGCGGCCTGCTGCGCATCGCCGCGGCGCATCCGGATGAACTGGTCGCGGTCGTCGTCCATGGCGGGGTCATCGGCGCGGCATTGGCCATCGCCACGGGGTCGCGGCCCTTCGGCTTTACCGGGGCCGACAACGGCTCCATCAGCCGCCTTGTGGTGCAAGGCGACCGGATGATCCTGCGCGGTTTCAACGACGTGTCGCATCTCTGA